A genome region from Plasmodium vivax chromosome 11, whole genome shotgun sequence includes the following:
- a CDS encoding hypothetical protein, conserved (encoded by transcript PVX_114950A): MEGDYKGEQPNVPRLLREVDVNISPLKGSDKDKKDKKDKRDKKDKKEKGKAKLKSASQQVASENVNVYNSQCGSLSQMNCKLVSSDSSRLTNELSKSATMDSSHTYRHNICATFASKNNESNRESSLLRDAQVGKNSLINPSVCSVEGAKGATPFSEACMMPNISNAMERHGYTLLNNFAKDISDGANGSGVISECYSGGVNRRGGAIIAGDNCNYGVCGGLYSGTGAANRSSNHVSGVNSLHNLNSVNSPSEHAHSGLNSCAGSVYEGVSTTSSNVKSSSGKSIAQMGSTNIAGLTIGEETSNANSAPMKGGSSKKKTKSVDDLEKKDVPIKPETLFENLKRLSVNEMGKADDVVREKNAMELFPYDNFSFTDGMSNLMGRGKDHQGKSVSEKCGPTAMTTGTGNSCNGNRNRMKNNVGGTQPGSVATPRGEDLHLADAMSNNTSYEDYTKMSASVKSNPTNDLKKYMPSPISSNSKGSGKGSFYSPFLSNDNQREKVFNGDDSECASNYMPKEGAEDGPDIGGGYVNVGSDGGLIDEKSFKGKNLIKGQIMNYANNAQHANHAQHANHAQHANHTQHVEHAHHVSYNLNPLDASKVPPPMKGQQKKAKKNQSEDLKFIKKDRFFFRSGDSLFKGDTNDELPELVNKNLKGKNVCAGQSVKSVKPGYMTTDSTIYTANNAVSKNKNGGEEDDDLDENGHYFENGDEVSRRCGDGATEPFNFESEAHKNCESVIGPYKYDEEMHLNYEDDLQLNYGDDLFSKNTPHLIGKHLDVKHSNGKDDDVGNASYFEKSSDFEENVAQLQKDLDFSVNLSSMSKNMSFLNFDDSEENDWKYQQMNEIFSAKGNPHLGSDDQHSFYGKGALGSSFHFSHGSGSSGYNLGAGGSFGLSACSSLFPSPVYSAPRNFDEKASFSATVQSSDQFNDDVKKNVKSNNMLFVNNSNLNISWGNVLSGKIEKCANEESACGRNNDTISSNLISEENNGFNNDHTLMDDNHLGLTHNDHSLENNATSVGSNKNLMHTVCMNTTCTSASESVFTCGKGKGPHRRNDLDDEVSSALHTDGGEHMGKKRSSGSYSNGMTRKGAELVGSKGGIVLPNCLSGKSSTNKQGVSDSTLEDGAKRGGSNAKGNEETSLDDHNSGDATAESLTGKCGKSCNKGGSNRGSNRGSNSKGSVKGAGRAQNSRPREGATDSKSARNFNANDQSISISDSENVQLKNASNFSNDSTNSTSSSRSDGSNRSVRSVRSVRSNRSVRSVRSDRRSRSNRTCRNDPMDSNGRSQNSINPVESEMNKNGSQNDGVVNAECRNKPILQEYNSEPLSYEHIKSENYSFKSEVVPNDKSKGSAFLKFASTNLASTNQSGCTSNVFMNSIFSVHGKENNQVRKYSQSGPNDGGRNGGSSKYDNSGLMVNRSSFDSFVGAANLSGVNGMNLNRPFLNPSTCNNPVYHASNEKKESFFLPITNNPLESAQRINLLTAEKGKSDVGGSPLFSMNKQNVRSGYPVKNDHFGAIHGSMSSKPKDEMFHLSGKVENYGVNNQSGMYHHPIDPGENVYHCMSDKNVYFGMNKQQNGIYKNVTNLENLPDQVNDPNGSRCFYGNLSNFHGEDNTGGVNLIGKSDYMFRNIENDIYNKVNHVQEGELKYGPLSGALHRGGSIGVGPADFSADFSADFPANNANICDNLVGSDHLNDNLADSMNRFENDVDFILDENEELEGHSKAALKNDKIMELQNIINSLKFKNKQLEKELTEVKNMHLKKKQNLILNSLSNKNDDISSYSTYKDDTNNSDCGSADNSNRYIQNILNDKEKYNYDTKISIQKFHLAYTNNSIGKLKIAAQRDISGSFMGPKGIHVKTIKSSLHISVYKSAKDVWFPGFADSHVFLLKGNIFGILRACQLLYHYVKSKMSSSKCCIYLVAPFECVQKLLADGCKRMAIIKEECGADVRLGNLYVQVHEGFTERLMEIRGNEVSVDCALEKLVIFMQSCFSVQSYDYELLKYPCRSVLNLQ; encoded by the coding sequence ATGGAAGGGGACTACAAAGGTGAACAGCCGAATGTGCCGCGACTGCTGCGGGAGGTGGACGTGAATATCTCCCCGTTGAAGGGAAGCGATAAAGATAAGAAAGATAAGAAGGataaaagggataaaaaggataagaaggaaaaggggaaagcaaaattgaAGTCTGCTAGTCAACAAGTGGCCAGTGAAAATGTCAACGTGTACAATTCCCAGTGTGGAAGTCTCTCCCAAATGAACTGCAAATTGGTTAGTAGCGACTCATCTAGGTTGACGAATGAACTGAGTAAAAGTGCCACCATGGATAGTAGCCATACGTACAGGCATAATATCTGTGCAACCTTTGCTAGTAAGAATAACGAAAGTAATAGAGAAAGTTCCCTTCTGCGTGATGCTCAAGTTGGTAAGAACAGCCTGATCAACCCTAGTGTGTGCAGTGTGGAAGGAGCCAAGGGGGCAACACCTTTTAGTGAAGCCTGTATGATGCCCAACATTAGTAATGCAATGGAACGTCATGGATATACACTTTTGAATAACTTCGCGAAGGACATATCTGACGGAGCGAATGGTAGTGGCGTTATAAGCGAGTGCTACAGCGGAGGGGTTAACAGGAGGGGCGGTGCAATAATCGCGGGTGATAATTGCAACTACGGGGTGTGTGGAGGCCTCTACAGTGGTACGGGCGCCGCTAATCGCAGCAGCAATCATGTGAGCGGCGTGAACAGCTTGCACAATTTGAACAGTGTGAATTCTCCGAGCGAGCACGCACACAGTGGATTGAACTCCTGCGCGGGGAGTGTGTACGAAGGTGTAAGTACAACCAGCAGCAATGTGAAATCTTCCTCAGGGAAAAGCATAGCCCAGATGGGCAGTACTAATATAGCCGGTTTGACCATCGGGGAGGAGACTAGCAATGCGAATAGTGCACCCATGAAAGGTGGAAGCTCCAAGAAGAAGACAAAATCTGTGGAcgatttggaaaaaaaagatgtcCCCATAAAGCCTGAAACGTTGtttgaaaatttgaaaagatTGAGTGTGAACGAAATGGGAAAGGCCGATGATGTGGTGAGGGAGAAAAACGCCATGGAGTTATTTCCTTATGACAATTTTAGTTTTACTGATGGTATGTCTAATCTTATGGGTAGGGGGAAGGATCATCAGGGTAAGTCTGTCTCCGAGAAATGTGGCCCTACTGCTATGACGACTGGTACGGGTAACTCTTGCAATGGAAATCGCAACAGAATGAAGAATAACGTAGGTGGTACTCAACCTGGGAGTGTTGCTACACCCCGGGGGGAGGACCTCCACCTCGCCGACGCTATGAGCAATAACACCAGCTATGAGgattacacaaaaatgtcTGCCAGTGTCAAAAGTAACCCAACGAACGATTTGAAAAAGTATATGCCGAGCCCGATCAGCAGCAACAGTAAGGGAAGCGGGAAAGGGAGCTTttactccccctttttgagtAATGATAACCAGCGTGAGAAGGTTTTCAACGGGGACGACTCGGAATGTGCATCTAATTATATGCCCAAGGAGGGTGCAGAGGATGGCCCGGACATTGGCGGGGGTTATGTCAACGTGGGTAGCGACGGCGGTCTAATTGATGAAAAGAGTTTTAAGGGCAAGAATTTAATCAAGGGGCAAATTATGAACTACGCCAATAACGCGCAGCATGCCAATCACGCGCAGCATGCCAATCACGCGCAGCATGCTAATCACACGCAACACGTGGAACACGCCCATCACGTGAGTTACAACCTGAACCCGTTGGACGCGTCCAAAGTGCCCCCCCCGATGAAGGGACAACagaagaaggcaaaaaagaaccaAAGTGAAGATTTAAAGTTCATTAAGAAAGACCGCTTCTTCTTTCGCAGTGGTGATAGCCTGTTCAAGGGGGATACGAATGACGAGCTCCCCGAGTtggtgaataaaaatttaaaaggtaAAAACGTATGCGCAGGGCAGAGTGTGAAAAGTGTGAAGCCTGGCTACATGACCACCGACAGCACCATATACACGGCCAATAACGCCGTAAgtaagaacaaaaatggaggggaagagGATGATGACTTGGACGAGAACGGCCATTACTTTGAAAATGGGGATGAGGTGAGTCGCCGCTGCGGGGATGGAGCTACTGAGCCGTTTAACTTCGAAAGTGAAGCGCATAAAAACTGTGAAAGTGTCATCGGGCCTTACAAGTACGATGAGGAGATGCATCTCAACTATGAGGACGACCTGCAACTGAACTATGGCGATGACCTCTTCAGTAAGAACACGCCGCACCTGATTGGGAAGCACCTGGATGTGAAGCACTCGAACGGGAAGGACGACGACGTTGGAAATGCGAGTTATTTCGAAAAGAGCTCCGATTTTGAAGAGAACGTGGCGCAGCTACAGAAAGATTTAGACTTTTCGGTCAACCTAAGCAGCATGAGTAAAAATATGTCTTTCCTAAATTTTGACGATTCGGAAGAAAATGACTGGAAGTACCAACAGAtgaatgaaattttttccgcTAAGGGGAATCCCCACTTGGGTAGTGACGACCAGCACTCGTTTTATGGAAAAGGCGCGTTGGGAAGCTCCTTTCATTTCAGCCATGGTAGTGGAAGCAGCGGTTACAACCTCGGTGCAGGCGGCAGCTTTGGCCTTAGCGCTTGTAGTAGCCTTTTTCCTAGCCCCGTTTATAGTGCACCAAGAAATTTTGACGAAAAGGCAAGTTTTTCCGCAACGGTGCAGAGTAGCGACCAGTTCAATgatgatgtaaaaaaaaatgtaaaaagtaataatatgCTCTTCGTGAATAATAGCAATTTAAACATAAGTTGGGGGAATGTCCTTTCTGGGAAAATCGAAAAGTGCGCAAATGAGGAAAGCGCATGCGGAAGGAATAACGACACGATTAGTAGCAACTTAATTAGCGAGGAAAATAACGGCTTTAATAATGACCACACACTGATGGATGACAATCATTTGGGGCTGACTCATAATGATCATTCACTTGAGAATAATGCCACCAGCGTGGGCAGCAACAAGAACTTAATGCACACCGTTTGCATGAATACGACTTGTACTAGCGCGAGTGAAAGCGTCTTTACGTGTGGCAAAGGTAAAGGCCCACATAGGAGAAATGACCTGGATGATGAAGTTAGTTCTGCTTTGCACACAGATGGAGGGGAGCacatggggaagaagcgctCCAGCGGAAGTTATTCCAACGGGATGACCAGAAAAGGCGCAGAGTTGGTGGGCAGCAAAGGCGGGATAGTACTTCCCAATTGTTTAAGCGGAAAAAGCAGTACGAACAAGCAAGGGGTCTCGGATAGCACCTTGGAGGACGgcgccaaaagggggggcagcaaCGCCAAGGGAAATGAAGAGACCAGCCTGGATGACCACAACAGCGGCGATGCTACAGCCGAGTCGTTAACGGGGAAGTGCGGAAAGAGTTGCAATAAGGGAGGCAGCAACAGGGGTAGCAATCGGGGTAGCAACAGCAAGGGCAGCGTCAAAGGGGCCGGAAGAGCGCAGAACAGTCGGCCAAGGGAAGGTGCAACGGATTCGAAAAGCGCCCGAAATTTCAACGCAAATGATCAGAGCATCAGCATAAGCGACAGCGAAAATGTGCAGCTAAAGAACGCCAGTAATTTTAGCAACGACAGCACGAATAGCACCAGCAGCAGCCGGAGCGACGGCAGCAACAGGAGTGTGAGAAGTGTAAGAAGTGTCAGAAGCAACCGTAGCGTTAGAAGTGTCCGAAGCGACAGACGCAGCAGAAGCAACCGAACCTGCAGGAACGACCCCATGGACAGCAATGGCCGCAGCCAAAACAGTATTAACCCCGTCGAGAgcgaaatgaacaaaaatggcaGTCAAAACGATGGCGTGGTGAACGCAGAATGTAGGAACAAGCCCATCTTGCAGGAATACAACTCGGAGCCGCTAAGTTATGAGCACATCAAGAGTGAGAACTACTCGTTCAAAAGCGAAGTGGTACCAAATGACAAGTCGAAAGGAAGTGCCTTCTTAAAATTCGCCTCCACTAATTTGGCTAGTACGAATCAAAGTGGCTGCACAAGTAACGTCTTTATGAATAGCATATTTAGCGTGCACGGAAAGGAGAACAATCAGGTGAGGAAGTATTCCCAATCGGGGCCGAACGACGGTGGTAGAAATGGTGGCAGCAGTAAGTACGACAACAGCGGTTTGATGGTCAATCGGAGCAGCTTTGATTCGTTTGTAGGTGCAGCTAATTTGAGCGGCGTCAACGGCATGAATTTAAATCGCCCCTTTTTGAACCCGTCCACTTGCAACAACCCTGTGTATCACGCGAGCAACGAGAAGAAGGAGTCCTTCTTCCTACCCATTACTAACAACCCGTTAGAGAGTGCCCAAAGGATAAATTTGCTGACAGCTGAAAAGGGCAAAAGCGATGTGGGTGGGAGTCCCCTTTTTAGTATGAACAAACAGAATGTAAGAAGTGGCTACCCGGTAAAGAATGACCACTTCGGGGCCATTCATGGCAGTATGAGCAGCAAGCCAAAAGACGAGATGTTTCATCTGAGCGGCAAGGTAGAAAACTACGGTGTGAATAACCAATCAGGGATGTACCACCACCCAATAGATCCAGGCGAAAATGTCTATCACTGCATGAGTGATAAAAATGTCTATTTTGGTATGAACAAGCAGCAGAATGGCATTTATAAGAATGTTACAAATTTGGAAAACCTCCCCGATCAGGTGAATGACCCTAATGGCAGTAGGTGCTTCTATGGCAACTTGAGCAACTTTCATGGGGAGGACAACACAGGCGGTGTAAACCTCATCGGGAAGAGTGACTACATGTTTAGAAATATtgaaaatgatatatataacaagGTGAACCATGTGCAGGAGGGCGAACTGAAGTACGGCCCGTTGAGCGGTGCGCTGCACAGAGGAGGTAGCATAGGGGTAGGCCCCGCCGACTTCTCCGCTGACTTTTCAGCTGACTTCCCCGCCAACAACGCGAACATCTGCGACAACCTTGTAGGCAGCGATCACCTGAATGATAACCTCGCGGACAGCATGAACCGATTCGAAAACGATGTAGATTTTATCCTAgacgaaaatgaagagctcGAGGGGCATTCCAAGGCGGCGCtcaaaaatgacaaaattatGGAGctgcaaaatataataaacagTCTCAAGTTTAAGAACAAGCAGCTGGAAAAGGAGCTCACGGAGGTGAAAAATATGCAcctgaagaaaaaacaaaatttaataCTAAACAGTCTAAGCAATAAAAATGACGACATTAGTAGCTACTCAACATATAAGGACGACACGAACAACTCAGATTGTGGAAGTGCAGACAATTCCAATAGGTACATTCAGAACATTCTAAATGATAAGGAGAAGTATAATTATGATACCAAGATTTCCATACAGAAGTTTCACTTGGCTTACACTAATAACTCCAttgggaaattaaaaatagctgCGCAGAGAGACATCAGTGGTTCCTTTATGGGTCCCAAGGGCATCCACGTGAAAACGATTAAATCGTCTCTTCACATTTCCGTATATAAAAGTGCAAAAGATGTTTGGTTTCCAGGGTTTGCTGACAGCCAtgtgtttttattaaaaggaaatatttttggcATTTTAAGAGCATGTCAATTGCTGTACCATTATGTGAAGTCCAAAATGTCGTCTTCCAAGTGTTGCATTTATTTGGTCGCTCCGTTTGAGTGCGTTCAGAAGTTACTGGCCGATGGGTGCAAGCGAATGGCAATCATTAAGGAGGAGTGCGGGGCGGACGTCCGCTTGGGGAATCTGTACGTGCAGGTGCATGAGGGCTTCACGGAGCGCTTAATGGAGATACGGGGAAACGAGGTCAGCGTGGACTGCGCGCTGGAGAAGCTGGTCATTTTTATGCAGTCCTGCTTTTCGGTGCAGTCCTACGACTACGAGTTGTTGAAGTACCCTTGCCGGTCGGTGCTGAACTTGCAGTGA
- a CDS encoding hypothetical protein, conserved (encoded by transcript PVX_114945A), translating into MDLIREYYSNCLHACTPEKYVIDQSEIEFSTAGKSSLRLKVIDWYYTTAGSFSVKEGHTRNVGPSQRDKKKQLRKLSRKRTRCEHFDRMRVMENVLLISDRESGQEGKEGERHKKGQLNTCEHANTNGSTFNCINGRNPSNQTERIYVENTFDFALLPENGTPLNETRLFVKARKKGRHKKRSKNKVV; encoded by the coding sequence ATGGACTTGATAAGGGAATATTATTCAAATTGCCTACACGCCTGTACTCCTGAGAAGTACGTAATAGATCAGAGCGAAATAGAATTTTCCACCGCGGGAAAAAGCAGCTTAAGACTTAAAGTCATCGACTGGTACTACACCACTGCAGGGAGCTTTAGTGTTAAGGAGGGTCACACTCGGAACGTTGGACCTAGCcaaagggataaaaaaaaacaattacgAAAGTTAAGTCGAAAGAGGACACGTTGTGAACATTTTGACCGCATGAGAGTTATGGAAAATGTCCTCTTAATCAGCGATCGGGAAAGTGGCCAAGAGGGCAAAGAGGGGGAGCGCCATAAGAAGGGACAGCTAAATACGTGCGAACATGCTAACACTAATGGAAGCACTTTCAATTGCATAAATGGGAGAAACCCATCGAACCAAACCGAACGCATATATGTTGAAAATACCTTCGACTTTGCATTATTGCCAGAAAATGGTACCCCCCTAAACGAAACGCGCTTATTTGTGAAGGCCCGCAAAAAGGGCAGACATAAAAAACGGAGTAAAAATAAGGTAGTCTAA
- a CDS encoding RNA-binding protein, putative (encoded by transcript PVX_114940A), producing the protein MDNNENIDSNDNSSDTNTGNYNQGKNENVSEEMDFCKEDNELDGNNKGSKSKQDNLGKTKNASDKDDLNMMDYSDHHFPCDPAPPVSIKLFIGRVPKTMEEEQLRPIFEEFGIVKEVVIIRDKITNIHKSSAFVKMASISEADNAIRSLNNQRTLDPQLGSLQVKYASGEIMKLGFPQNIESGVDQAKLFIGSLPKSITEESVKEMFSPYGSVEEVFIMKDNSTGLGKGCSFVKFAYKEQALYAINSLNGKKTLEGCARPVEVRFAEPKSAKQTQIPMTLQPMQNAAHGMNSQPHVTSPNNINFGQNFGVNNNYPRQVGAWKEYYSGEGRPYYYNEQTNTTQWEMPKEFETLFMGSTPNMHNLSDSSGPPGANLFIFHVPNEWHQTDLIQAFSPFGELLSARIATEKSTGRNRGFAFVSYESIESAAAAISQMNGFMALNKKLKVTVKKGEEEEMKKFVNQNGINSFQQMSRPQKNIPSQPNAVAQPNFPPHQNAQPQNFFYSNSNSYRCGPY; encoded by the exons ATGGATAACAATGAGAACATAGACTCGAACGACAACTCGTCCGACACCAACACGGGGAACTACAACCAGGGGAAGAACGAAAACGTATCGGAGGAAATGGACTTTTGCAAAGAAGACAACGAGTTGGATGGAAACAACAAGGGGTCTAAATCCAAGCAGGATAATTTAGGCAAAACCAAAAACGCTTCGGATAAGGATGACTTAAACATGATGGATTATAGTGACCATCATTTCCCTTGCGACCCAGCGCCACCAGTATCGATCAAGCTTTTTATAGGAAGGGTCCCCAAAACTATGGAGGAGGAACAGCTACGacccatttttgaagaatttGGAATTGTAAAAGAAGTGGTAATCATAAGggataaaattacaaacatACACAAATCTAGTgcctttgtaaaaatggcatcCATCTCAGAAGCAGATAATGCCATACGGTCACTTAACAACCAGAGAACTTTAGACCCTCAACTGGGTTCACTCCAAGTAAAGTACGCATCAGGAGAAATTATGAAATTAGGCTTTCCACAAAATATCGAGTCAGGGGTTGATCAGGCAAAGCTGTTCATTGGATCTTTGCCAAAAAGTATCACAGAAGAGAGTGTAAAGGAGATGTTTTCTCCTTATGGTTCTGTAGAAGAGGTATTCATAATGAAAGATAATTCAACTGGCTTAGGAAAAGGATGTTCCTTTGTAAAATTTGCATACAAAGAACAAGCACTTTATGCTATAAACTCTctaaatgggaagaaaacaTTAGAAGGATGTGCACGTCCTGTGGAAGTCCGTTTTGCAGAACCCAAATCTGCTAAACAGACACAAATTCCCATGACGCTGCAACCCATGCAGAATGCAGCTCATGGTATGAACTCGCAACCACATGTGACCAGCCCGAACAATATCAATTTTGGGCAAAACTTTGGcgttaataataattacccACGACAAGTTGGTGCTTGGAAGGAGTACTACTCGGGAGAGGGAAGGCCCTATTACTACAATGAACAGACGAACACTACGCAGTGGGAAATGCCGAAAGAATTTGAGACCCTCTTTATGGGCAGTACCCCCAATATGCACAATTTGTCTGACTCGTCAG GCCCCCCAGGAGCGAACTTGTTCATCTTCCACGTGCCTAACGAATGGCACCAAACGGACCTCATCCaggccttttccccctttggcgaACTGCTCTCCGCCAGAATTGCAACCGAAAAGAGTACCGGCCGAAACAGAGGATTCGCATTCGTCTCCTACGAAAGTATTGAAAGTGCCGCGGCGGCAATTTCGCAGATGAACGGATTTATggcattaaataaaaagttaaaggTAACTGTCAAgaagggagaagaggaagaaatgaaaaagttcGTCAACCAAAATGGGATCAACTCCTTCCAGCAAATGTCCAGACCGCAGAAAAACATCCCATCGCAGCCCAATGCAGTAGCACAGCCAAACTTCCCGCCACACCAAAATGCGCAGccacaaaattttttctactCCAATAGCAACAGTTATAGGTGTGGGCCTTATTGA